Genomic DNA from Bacteroidia bacterium:
TGGTTTTTTCAACAATTTCTTCGATTCTGGCCGGGTGAATACGTCCATCGGAAACCAATTGGTGTAAAGAAAGTCGGGCAATTTCTCTTCTTACCGGATCGAAGCAACTGAGTATGATAGCTTCCGGGGTGTCATCAACAATAATTGAAACTCCGGTTTCTTCTTCAATTTTACGTATGTTTCTACCTTCACGACCAATGATACGGCCTTTAATTTCATCGTTTTCAATATTAAAAACGGTTACTGCATTTTCAACGGCACTTTCATGAGCAACCCGTTGCATGGTTTCCACAATAATCTTTTTCGCTTGTTTGTCGGCAGCTATTTTGGCATCATCCATTACCTCTTTGGTAAACTGCATGGCCTTTGTTCTGGCTTCATTTTTCAATGATTCCACCAATTCCGACATGGCTTGGTCTTTGGATATTCCGGCAACTTTTTCAAGAACTTCCACTTGTTTGTGGTGAAGTTTTTCCAGTTCTTCATTTTTGCGCTTGTTGGCTTCGATTTGTTGAGCTAGTTGTTCCTTGTGTCGGTCGTAATCTTGTTCTTTTTTCCTTACTTCTTCCAGCCTTTGATTTAAGTTTCCCTCTTTTTGCTTAATGCGATTTTCGGCTTGGGATATTTGGGAGTTTTTTTCTGCAATGGTTTTTTCGTGCTCCGATTTAAGTTGAAGGAATTTTTCCTTTGCCTGAAGCATTTTTTCCTTTTTAACTACTTCACCTTCTGCTTCCGCATCTTTTAAAATTTGGGCAGCTTTACCGTTAAGGGCTTTTTTCTGATAAACAATGGTTCCGGCAACACCGGCAATGGCAGCGATTAGAGCAATTACTAAATAAATTAAAATGGTCATTTTTTTGCGGTTAAACTATTGGTTTAGGCCGCAGCATGACAATTTCAACATTAAGAATTTCAAGAGGCTAGAGCTTGGGAAAGTTTCTGATCAAGTTTCTTTAGCAAATCAATGGCTTCTGTATTGGCAACCTGTTGATTGCTTTCGGTTTCCTTCTTTCCATTTCCGGTATATTGCATCTCCAGAGCGAGTTGCAAGGATGTCATGGCTAATAAATCCTGATAATCCCTTCCCGGATACCTTCCTTCATACACAAAGAGCTTCTCATCAATAAGCGATTGAGCGGATTTTACTTTCTGCTCTTCACTGCTATCAATGGTTAAAGGATAGCTCCTGTTTCCTATATTCACCTGTTTCTGAACTGGTGGCATGAATGCTGGGTAGTTTAGTTGGATAAAACTGCTAATGCTTGATCAATCTCTTTTACAATTCCGTCTATTGTTTTCTTAATGCTTTCGGTGTCAGCCTTGGCAAAATTTTCGGGTGCGCCGGAATGAACAGAATGTTGTACTATTCCTTCAGATTCTAATTGAGCATTCTTTTCTCTAAGGGTTTGATTCTCAGAAGTTAAAGAAGAATTTTCCTTCTTCAAAGCTTCTAACTTTTCTATCAATAGGTCTGTCTTTTGCTCAACGGCAGATAGCCAATCGTTCAGTTTTTCCATTGCGCAACAAAAATAGGCAAATCATTGAAAAAAGGAAGAAATAAGTTATTAAACCAAGGTATTTTATGAAATGATGCCATTCTTTCTTTGATTTTTTTTTGCAAAGTGCCAAATACCAATAGGTTAGACCTGCTTTAATTCTGAATTTTTATCCAAATTTTGGTTTGCCAAAACACTCCATTCGATTGAACCGATTATTTTTTTTAAAACTTTTATGCGGGCCCCCTCCGCCCAACATCCTATTGCTTATTCCCCCAAAAGCCTGCACGGGCGTTCGGGTCACGCTTTCGGCTGTAGTCCTCGGCCCACTTGGCTAACGCCGCGTGCGCCTGTGGGCTACTTGCCTCTATCGTTGCCCGAGGCGCAAACCCACCATTCAGCTTTTACTTACATTAGTTAGGGTCTGACGAAAAAGTCAGAAATGCATAATTGGACTAAGGCAGATTTGCTATCAAAAAAAATAGAATTGATATTCTGCCCTTATTCCCCCAATCCATTCTACCTAGGAGGGTTAGGTCTATTTCCAGTTAAACTGATAGCTCAACTTAATTATTATTTCTCTTCCGGGGCCAGGTAATGGACTATATCCGGAATTGTAGGCCTGTGGGAATTTAAAGTTTACTCCTAAAATATCGTAAACTCCTGCACCAATAGTTAAACCTTTGGTAAATGCATTGTTGTAATTCAAATAGGCATTCAACAACACACAAGGAGCATAAGAAGCATCACTTCCGTCCGGATTATAATAATAACGAGTACTATAGAATATCCCGGAAGGATTAAAATAAAAGTTTGGAATAATTTTAATGGATCCCTTAAGTTTAACAGTATGATTCGCAAAGGCCGGATAAGCAGAAATAGAAGAATCTGCGAATTGAAAAATGGGAACGTTACTTTTTAAGATGTTGTAATAGGAATAGGAAAGAGAAAGAAATCCAAAATTATCCTTGTATTTAAGTTCGGTTTCTACACCATACGTTCCTGATTTTGAAAAATTATAGAAATTTTCAGTCACACCATTTTGAAAATACGCAATGGAGTTCTTTACTTTCATATAATACAGGTTAGCATTCCACTGAAGTTTCTTGGCAATGGTTAAACCAACTTCTAACTCTCCCACATGAACTAATTCAGGTTTAATCGCCGGATTCACCTGCAAATTATAAATAGTAGGAGCTTTAAAGGCCATAGAATAGAGCAACTTAGCGTGGAAAACTCCAAAAATTCCGGTTAAAGCAGCCCTTGGAACTAAAACCGGTTCGAATAAATTATGCCAATTATACCTCAATCCTAAAACTCCGGAAATATGTTTTGTTTTAACCGATCCTTGAAGATATCCGGCTAAATTGATGTAATGAACAGAGGATTGGCCATTGGTAAACACCATGTAAGGATCCTTGGTCAAAAACCTGGAGTTGTCCTGGAAAATTTCGGCACCGGCCAATAAGTTGAAAACTTTCCAAGGTTGATAGTCGAGCAGCAAACGTCCGGAATATCGAGTGTTGAATACATTGGTATAATGGGTGGTATCACCATCTAATTCATTGGATGAATTCCATGGCTTTTGAGCTTTGAAATTAAAGCGAGGAATTATCTTGAACTTATCGTTTACTTTGATGTTGTATTGCAATCCTACTAAATGAGACTCGAAGTTAAAATCCAATGAGCGTTCGGTTACATTCACAACATAATTATCATAGATATACCTTACATCCAAACCTTTGTATTTTAAACCTACATTGGCATACATGTTTTTTATTTTAGAACTGTCAGCATAATCCAGATTGGTTACAGAATCTATCGGGATCAGCCTGTCACTCATGATACCTGAATTATAACTTAAACTGGCACTAAGATTTATTCCATTTTCAAATTGTTGGCCAAAACTGGCAGTTCCGTTGATTCTTCCAAAATGTCTTTCAAGCTGGCCATAGTTAAAATGAAGACTACCGCCTTTCAGTTCTTTACCCGTTTTCGTGATGATATTTATTACGGCCAAAGCTGCACTTCCACCATAAACCACTGAACCCGGTCCTCTGATAATTTCAATTCGTTCTATGTTTTCTATAGGATAATGCTGGGCGAATTGTAAATTGCCATAGCTGGTTTCTTGCAAGGCCTGACCATCAATGGTTAGCAACACTTTACTTTCATGTCCCCAATTTCCTCTAACTCCTAAACCGATAATATTATCCACATCCTGAGCAAAATCAAAACCCGGAACTAGCCGAATAATATCCATCAAATCTCTTGCACCGCTGTTTTTTAGTTCGTCAGCAGAAATTAGGGTAATAACCGCCGGACTTTCTCTTACGGTCAATTCCTTTTCACTAGCAACAGTTACTTTTACTTCCATTAGTTGTTGTAAAGAAAGTAATTCCGAATCCTTGTTTTTCAGAGAGTCCGGATTGTAATTCACCGGTATTTGCGCAAGGATAGGAGCAGGGAACAATCCGGAAAGGATTATTACAACAAAAAGCCAATATTTCTGAATGTTTTTCATTTTATTTGACTATTGTGCCTAAGACTAATAAGTCGGTTGCGATGTTCATTCCTTTGGAGGTTATGGTTTTTTCGTTTATCTCAAATCTTAAACGGTCATTATCTATGTAAAAATTGATATCACCCCCCTTCCTGGCATAACCTGTTTTCTCGGTGATAATTAAAATTGGTTTGCCTCCCGTAGCAGTAATTACTTTGTCAAATTGCTTCATTTGGGTGGCAGAAACAAAAATTAAATTGTATGCTCCAAAATTGCTTTCCGGTGTAAGCTTATCTATTTTGAATCCTAAAGTTCCCACCTTTTTACCCGGAGTTATAGTTTGTAGTTCTGAATAAACTACATCATTTCCTAAAATCCCAATGCTAACTACGTCCTTAGCAGCACTTGTAGGCCAATGGATGTATTTGGTAAAATGGTAAATAAACTTGGCATGTATTTTATAGTCTACCTCATTTTCTTGTGCAGCAGGTTTAAATCCAACCAATGGAAGACTAAAAAACAAGAGAAGGAGAATGCCCCTTAATCTGTTATTAAATATGGCTTTTGGGTAGAAATTTGCCATTAACCTTTATTACAGGATTAGGGCTTATACGTCAATAATAATAAAAGTTCCTAAAAAAAAATCGACGTATTCCCCTGGTTAAGAAATACGTCGATAAATAAGAGTTTTTACTAGATTTTATATCTTTTCTCTTAGATTAAAAGTTTAGGAGCCAATAAAGTTTCTTAATGGAGAGTTGGAAATTCTGTCTTGTAAAACTTTCAATTCTCTTTCAAAGGCATCGGCTTGATCGTTTTGTTTGTAAAACCTGGCCAATCTTGTTAATCTAACCAAAACATCCAGGGCCATTTTAGGATCTTCATCTGTTTTCTTCAACAGTTTCGCTTTTAATTCTAAGTAAAATTCCAAATCCTTTTTGTATTGATCGAATAGTTCCTGGTTTATTTTTTTACCTTTTTCAATATTACCGGCTTTGAAATAGGCATCAGAAAGTGCCATGGCGTTGTAGTTATAAGGAATTGAATTAGCCGGCATTTCTTCCAGACAACGATCTAATACTTTTAAAGCACTGTCTTTTTTACCCTCTAAACTTAAACTATTAGCTAGTCGAGCAAATAAGTTTCGGTAGTTTCCGCACATGCGTTCTGTTTCTGCTCCATGGTAAACTTCCGGTGCCTTCATGTTACCCCATTTGAATTTATTCATCATTAAGTCGTACACCTTGGCACTATTAATATAGCCCAATTGACCATCAAATGATTTCCGCAATACCGGAACTAACTTAAATGCAAACCCATCCATTTGGAAGTATTTTTCCAGTCCAATATAGTTTTCTCTGCCAACAGTAATGGCAAAATACACCGGACGTTTCCATTCATTATGGGCTAGAATATCCAAAATCATCAGGGAATTTCGGGTAATTGCATTGCCTTTTAACTCCCAAGTTAATACAGGTAATACTTCCTTTGCCATGCTTTTTTCTACTATTCCATTAGAAACCACCCGATTGGTATCAACCATTAAAGCTAATTTCTTGGTTGGAATGTAATTGTAATTCCCTACCGTGGTTGGAATGGTATATTCTGAACCGTCTTTGGCAACAAATTCATCAATAATCCACTTAACATCCCGATAATCTTTGAATTTTTCATAAACCGGCAATTGCAAACGAGTTTCACCTCTTAATTGATCTTCCTTTAATGAAAAAGGTAAAGCATCACTATCATAGGCTTTTCTACGCATTTGATTGATGTACCAATCCGTGTTTAATAAACTTAAATTAACTACCCTTACATCGGTTCTAACGCCTTCCACATCCTGGGCATACCACAATGGGAAGGTATCATTATCTCCGTTGGTAAATAGAATAGCATTTTTATCGCAACTCTCCAGGTAATTAATTGCCAAATCTCTTGCTGCATAACGATTGCTTCGGTCATGATCATTCCAGCCTTCCTTGGCCATTAAACCCGGAGCTGATATAGCAATTAAACTGGCAGTAACAGCAGCAACCATAGGATTTAATTTGGACGACATCCAATCAAACATGGCAACCACTGCCAAACCTATCCATATCGAAAAAGCATAAAAGGATGCCGCATAGGCGTAATCCCTTTCCCTTGGTTGATATGGGTACTGATTCAAATAAACTACAATAGCCAATCCGGTTAAAATAAATAATAAACCTACCACTATGCTGTCGTTCCTATTCTTTAAATAGTGGTAAACCATTCCAATTAAGCCTAAAATCAAAGGAATGAAGTAGAATTTATTCTTGGCCTTATTCACATCCTGAATAACAGGTAGTTTATCTTGCGGACCTAACCTGGCATCATCAATAAATGAAAAGCCTGAAATCCAGTTTCCATCTGTAATATTTCCGTGTCCCTGAATGTCATTTTGCCTACCTGCAAAGTTCCACATGAAGTAACGCAGATACATATGGCCAATTTGATAGTTGAAAAAGTAACTTAGGTTCTGGCTAAAAGTTGGTTTTCTATCTCCTCGAATTCCTGCAACCTCCTTGTAAACCCTAATATGATTTTTGTCGGTACTGTACATCCTTGGAAAAAAACCGGAGTTCTTTTTATCATATTTGGCCACAGATTTATTTCCAACCTTAACATATTCTCCTTTTTTATCATCCTTGTAATAAATAGGAGCTCCATCTTCTCTTCCTTCCAGTTTGGCATTGTAATACTGACCGTAAAACAAAGGTCTGTCTCCATATTGCTCCCTGTTTAAATAACTCAACAAGGCAAATACATGTTCCGGATTGCTTTCATCCAATGGGGTATTGGCTTTGGAGCGGATAACCGTTTGGGCGTAAGAAGAATATCCAATCATTAAAAACACAAAACATAACAAGGTGGTATTCCATTCCGGCATATTCTTTTCTTTGGTCACTTTTAGCCCATAAATAACCAAACCAATAAGTACCAGGGCATAAA
This window encodes:
- the rny gene encoding ribonuclease Y codes for the protein MTILIYLVIALIAAIAGVAGTIVYQKKALNGKAAQILKDAEAEGEVVKKEKMLQAKEKFLQLKSEHEKTIAEKNSQISQAENRIKQKEGNLNQRLEEVRKKEQDYDRHKEQLAQQIEANKRKNEELEKLHHKQVEVLEKVAGISKDQAMSELVESLKNEARTKAMQFTKEVMDDAKIAADKQAKKIIVETMQRVAHESAVENAVTVFNIENDEIKGRIIGREGRNIRKIEEETGVSIIVDDTPEAIILSCFDPVRREIARLSLHQLVSDGRIHPARIEEIVEKTRKKLEDEIFETGKRTCIDLGIHGLHNELIRMVGRMKYRSSYGQNLLQHSREVANLCMVMAGELGMNAKAAKRAGLLHDIGKVSEEDNGIPHAIYGAQLAEKYNERPEIVNAIGAHHDEMEMKFDISPIIQICDAISGARPGARREIAEAYSKRIKDLEDLAITYPGVNKAFAIQAGRELRVIVESEKVSDQQAGMLAFDISQKIENEMTYPGQVKVVVIREYRAVGTAK
- a CDS encoding cell division protein ZapA, with product MPPVQKQVNIGNRSYPLTIDSSEEQKVKSAQSLIDEKLFVYEGRYPGRDYQDLLAMTSLQLALEMQYTGNGKKETESNQQVANTEAIDLLKKLDQKLSQALAS
- the zapB gene encoding cell division protein ZapB, with protein sequence MEKLNDWLSAVEQKTDLLIEKLEALKKENSSLTSENQTLREKNAQLESEGIVQHSVHSGAPENFAKADTESIKKTIDGIVKEIDQALAVLSN
- a CDS encoding TonB-dependent receptor plug domain-containing protein, translated to MKNIQKYWLFVVIILSGLFPAPILAQIPVNYNPDSLKNKDSELLSLQQLMEVKVTVASEKELTVRESPAVITLISADELKNSGARDLMDIIRLVPGFDFAQDVDNIIGLGVRGNWGHESKVLLTIDGQALQETSYGNLQFAQHYPIENIERIEIIRGPGSVVYGGSAALAVINIITKTGKELKGGSLHFNYGQLERHFGRINGTASFGQQFENGINLSASLSYNSGIMSDRLIPIDSVTNLDYADSSKIKNMYANVGLKYKGLDVRYIYDNYVVNVTERSLDFNFESHLVGLQYNIKVNDKFKIIPRFNFKAQKPWNSSNELDGDTTHYTNVFNTRYSGRLLLDYQPWKVFNLLAGAEIFQDNSRFLTKDPYMVFTNGQSSVHYINLAGYLQGSVKTKHISGVLGLRYNWHNLFEPVLVPRAALTGIFGVFHAKLLYSMAFKAPTIYNLQVNPAIKPELVHVGELEVGLTIAKKLQWNANLYYMKVKNSIAYFQNGVTENFYNFSKSGTYGVETELKYKDNFGFLSLSYSYYNILKSNVPIFQFADSSISAYPAFANHTVKLKGSIKIIPNFYFNPSGIFYSTRYYYNPDGSDASYAPCVLLNAYLNYNNAFTKGLTIGAGVYDILGVNFKFPQAYNSGYSPLPGPGREIIIKLSYQFNWK
- a CDS encoding YfiR family protein; protein product: MANFYPKAIFNNRLRGILLLLFFSLPLVGFKPAAQENEVDYKIHAKFIYHFTKYIHWPTSAAKDVVSIGILGNDVVYSELQTITPGKKVGTLGFKIDKLTPESNFGAYNLIFVSATQMKQFDKVITATGGKPILIITEKTGYARKGGDINFYIDNDRLRFEINEKTITSKGMNIATDLLVLGTIVK
- a CDS encoding DUF2723 domain-containing protein — its product is MKEYKLLNNVTGWLVWLLATYVYVSTIEQTASWWDCGEYISTSYKLMVGHEPGAPMFQIIARTFSLIASSPAEVAKWINTMSALASSFTILFLFWSITAFAKKLLVKSENDYSLAKTIAILGSGIVGGLAYTFSDSFWFSAVEGEVYAMSSFFTALVFWAMLKWEDAADKPHADRWIILIAFLMGCSIGVHLLNLLTIPALVIIYYFKKYPFSWYGLFKASLASLGLLVVVQYGIIQRVVWLASKFELVFVNGFGLPFGTGVVIYALVLIGLVIYGLKVTKEKNMPEWNTTLLCFVFLMIGYSSYAQTVIRSKANTPLDESNPEHVFALLSYLNREQYGDRPLFYGQYYNAKLEGREDGAPIYYKDDKKGEYVKVGNKSVAKYDKKNSGFFPRMYSTDKNHIRVYKEVAGIRGDRKPTFSQNLSYFFNYQIGHMYLRYFMWNFAGRQNDIQGHGNITDGNWISGFSFIDDARLGPQDKLPVIQDVNKAKNKFYFIPLILGLIGMVYHYLKNRNDSIVVGLLFILTGLAIVVYLNQYPYQPRERDYAYAASFYAFSIWIGLAVVAMFDWMSSKLNPMVAAVTASLIAISAPGLMAKEGWNDHDRSNRYAARDLAINYLESCDKNAILFTNGDNDTFPLWYAQDVEGVRTDVRVVNLSLLNTDWYINQMRRKAYDSDALPFSLKEDQLRGETRLQLPVYEKFKDYRDVKWIIDEFVAKDGSEYTIPTTVGNYNYIPTKKLALMVDTNRVVSNGIVEKSMAKEVLPVLTWELKGNAITRNSLMILDILAHNEWKRPVYFAITVGRENYIGLEKYFQMDGFAFKLVPVLRKSFDGQLGYINSAKVYDLMMNKFKWGNMKAPEVYHGAETERMCGNYRNLFARLANSLSLEGKKDSALKVLDRCLEEMPANSIPYNYNAMALSDAYFKAGNIEKGKKINQELFDQYKKDLEFYLELKAKLLKKTDEDPKMALDVLVRLTRLARFYKQNDQADAFERELKVLQDRISNSPLRNFIGS